A part of Streptomyces sp. NBC_00557 genomic DNA contains:
- a CDS encoding GNAT family N-acetyltransferase, producing MPEIQLLRPAHAPALLAFETENRAYFAASVPDRGDDYFARFDERHRALLAEQETGACYFHVVVGAEGEVLGRINLVDVTDGGADLGYRIAERAAGRGLATWAVREICVRAARSYGLRELRAAARVDNAASRAVLARSGFTVVGETTLSGRPGLTYVRSLADVTAAAGSPVAGQG from the coding sequence ATGCCCGAGATACAGCTGCTCCGCCCGGCTCATGCTCCCGCGCTGCTCGCCTTCGAGACGGAGAACCGGGCCTATTTCGCGGCGTCCGTCCCGGACCGGGGCGACGACTACTTCGCCCGTTTCGACGAGCGGCACCGCGCCCTGCTCGCCGAGCAGGAGACCGGGGCCTGTTACTTCCATGTGGTGGTCGGCGCCGAGGGCGAGGTGCTGGGGCGGATCAATCTGGTGGACGTCACGGACGGCGGCGCGGATCTCGGGTACCGGATCGCCGAGCGGGCCGCGGGCCGGGGACTCGCCACCTGGGCCGTGCGGGAGATCTGCGTCCGAGCAGCCCGCAGTTACGGGCTGAGGGAGCTGCGTGCCGCGGCCAGGGTCGACAACGCCGCCTCGCGGGCCGTGCTGGCGCGCTCGGGGTTCACGGTCGTCGGCGAGACGACGCTGTCCGGCCGCCCCGGCCTGACCTACGTCCGCTCTCTCGCGGATGTCACCGCCGCTGCCGGTTCGCCGGTCGCCGGTCAGGGGTGA
- a CDS encoding MFS transporter, translating into MVCYFAGAVVARVGDEMSGPALMLAGYAVAGSAARASALLAGITAAAAAGGPVLGAVLDRRRRPGRLLAATLALYAAGLVSVLAGLGRLPFTVTVVVAVLTGLLGPALSGGWTGQLPRVVPGDRLPRANAFDAMTFGLASLTGPVLAGGLAEALGASTAVVVSAALIGSAAPAAWTLPARRPQERRARQGPLIGDLAAGVRVIVHNPRLARATLTSVVCCAAQGMLTACLPLLGERALGAAGRGTLLLSCAAVSALAANAVLARFPRSVAPDALIRAGALIQAGAFALAATARPAALVLSLLLAGIGEGPQLTALFAVRHREAPDDLRGQIFTMGASLKITAFASGAALAGPLATWSLPGALATAAGVAAFAPLACLAVPDARLPRRARTRITPDRRPANRQRR; encoded by the coding sequence ATGGTGTGCTATTTCGCGGGGGCCGTGGTCGCCCGCGTCGGTGACGAGATGTCAGGACCGGCGCTGATGCTGGCGGGCTACGCCGTGGCCGGTTCGGCGGCCCGGGCGTCGGCGCTGCTGGCGGGCATCACGGCCGCCGCGGCGGCGGGCGGTCCGGTGCTCGGCGCGGTCCTCGACCGGCGACGGCGGCCCGGGCGGCTGCTGGCCGCGACGCTCGCCCTCTATGCCGCCGGGCTGGTGTCGGTCCTGGCGGGGCTGGGCCGGCTTCCGTTCACCGTGACCGTCGTCGTCGCCGTACTGACCGGACTGCTGGGCCCGGCACTGTCCGGGGGCTGGACGGGACAGTTGCCACGGGTGGTGCCCGGGGACCGGCTGCCCCGGGCCAACGCCTTCGACGCCATGACCTTCGGCCTGGCGAGCCTGACCGGTCCGGTCCTCGCCGGCGGCCTGGCCGAGGCGCTCGGGGCCTCGACCGCCGTCGTGGTGTCGGCGGCGCTGATCGGCTCGGCGGCACCCGCCGCCTGGACCCTGCCGGCCCGCCGCCCGCAGGAGCGGCGAGCGCGGCAGGGGCCGCTGATCGGCGACCTGGCCGCCGGAGTGCGGGTCATCGTGCACAACCCCCGGCTGGCGCGGGCGACCCTGACCTCGGTGGTGTGCTGTGCCGCGCAGGGCATGCTGACGGCCTGCCTCCCGCTCCTGGGCGAACGCGCCCTCGGCGCAGCCGGACGCGGCACGCTGCTGCTGTCGTGCGCCGCCGTCTCCGCGCTGGCGGCCAACGCCGTACTGGCGCGTTTCCCGCGGTCCGTCGCCCCCGACGCGCTCATCCGGGCCGGAGCGCTCATCCAGGCCGGCGCCTTCGCGCTGGCGGCGACGGCCCGTCCGGCCGCGCTCGTCCTGTCCCTGCTGCTGGCCGGGATCGGCGAAGGACCGCAGCTCACCGCCCTGTTCGCGGTACGGCACCGGGAGGCTCCGGACGATCTGCGCGGCCAGATCTTCACCATGGGCGCCAGCTTGAAGATCACCGCCTTCGCCTCGGGCGCGGCGCTCGCGGGCCCGCTCGCCACCTGGTCACTGCCCGGCGCCCTGGCCACGGCAGCGGGGGTGGCCGCCTTCGCACCGCTCGCCTGCCTCGCCGTACCGGACGCTCGCCTGCCTCGCCGTGCCCGGACCCGCATCACCCCTGACCGGCGACCGGCGAACCGGCAGCGGCGGTGA
- a CDS encoding NAD(P)H-binding protein, producing MITVTGATGNIGRTLVDLLAAAGEEVVAVSRQPRTAGTPAGVRWARADTGEAASMRPALEGARALFLVLGGELNHRGESPTALLDAATQAGVERTVLVSSQVSATRPDAPSHARLREFEAAVRAWGRDFTILRPSGFASNAFAWAETVRAERTVFAPFGDVPLPVIDPADIAAVAAAALREDGHAGRVYELTGPEPISPRRQAADISEALGEDVTFVELSRADAQARMARFMPDQVAAGTLDLLGAPLPAEQRISPDVEAVLGRPAGPFAGWVARNLPEFR from the coding sequence ATGATCACGGTGACGGGCGCCACGGGCAACATCGGGCGGACGCTGGTCGACCTGCTGGCCGCGGCGGGCGAGGAGGTCGTGGCCGTGTCCCGGCAGCCCCGCACCGCCGGCACTCCGGCCGGTGTCCGATGGGCTCGGGCCGACACCGGGGAGGCCGCGAGCATGCGCCCCGCCCTCGAAGGCGCGCGAGCGTTGTTCCTCGTGCTGGGCGGCGAACTCAACCACCGGGGCGAGAGCCCGACGGCCCTGCTGGACGCGGCGACCCAGGCCGGGGTCGAGCGGACCGTCCTCGTGTCCTCACAGGTCAGCGCCACCCGCCCCGACGCGCCCTCGCACGCCCGGCTGCGGGAGTTCGAGGCCGCCGTGCGCGCCTGGGGCCGGGACTTCACCATCCTGCGGCCCTCCGGGTTCGCCTCCAACGCCTTCGCGTGGGCGGAGACGGTCCGCGCCGAGCGCACGGTCTTCGCGCCGTTCGGCGACGTGCCGCTGCCCGTCATCGACCCGGCGGACATCGCCGCGGTCGCCGCGGCCGCCCTGCGCGAGGACGGCCACGCCGGCCGTGTGTACGAGCTGACCGGCCCCGAGCCGATCAGCCCGCGCCGGCAGGCCGCGGACATCTCCGAGGCCCTGGGTGAGGACGTGACCTTCGTGGAACTGTCCCGCGCCGACGCCCAGGCCCGCATGGCACGGTTCATGCCGGACCAGGTCGCCGCCGGCACGCTCGACCTCCTCGGTGCCCCGCTCCCGGCCGAGCAGCGGATCAGCCCCGACGTGGAGGCGGTCCTCGGCCGCCCGGCCGGCCCCTTCGCCGGGTGGGTCGCCCGCAACCTTCCGGAATTCCGCTAG
- a CDS encoding GreA/GreB family elongation factor has translation MTGDPQPISAAARSALEQELADLRDERRLVAGTLRDRTDVGDQADQAEQLQRATQLDRLDRRIEAITDRLRQADVAGPAPTDVVGVGSTVTVRFPDGSVETVQIGELAEAMDQTLVTSGSPLGRALLGHRAGDSVSFDTPDGPSSAVVVAIGEQNQDG, from the coding sequence ATGACCGGTGACCCGCAGCCGATCAGTGCCGCTGCCCGCAGCGCGCTGGAGCAAGAGCTGGCCGACCTGCGCGACGAGCGCCGGCTCGTCGCAGGAACCCTGCGGGACCGGACGGACGTGGGCGACCAGGCGGACCAGGCCGAGCAGTTGCAGCGCGCCACTCAGCTGGATCGCCTGGACCGCCGTATCGAGGCCATCACCGACCGGCTGCGCCAGGCCGACGTGGCCGGGCCCGCCCCCACCGACGTGGTCGGGGTGGGCAGCACGGTCACCGTCCGCTTCCCGGACGGCTCGGTGGAGACGGTCCAGATCGGCGAGCTCGCCGAGGCCATGGACCAGACCCTGGTCACCTCCGGCAGCCCGCTCGGCCGTGCCCTGCTCGGACACCGCGCCGGTGACTCGGTCAGCTTCGACACACCGGACGGCCCGTCGAGCGCGGTCGTGGTGGCGATCGGGGAGCAGAACCAGGACGGATGA
- a CDS encoding CGNR zinc finger domain-containing protein → MRYSARVSPSSDADWSTRHSVLAMARRTAALANALTEERPDPGRVADVLRAYGESGAVHLTARDVTEMREAAMRLREVFAAEDADEAAVALNRLLGARTGPLRLTSHGGGTPWHPHLDRDDDAPWGEWFLASSCLALTVLVWDRQLPPGRTCASAACRNVFITQGPGPERRYCSRRCATRERVAAHRRARAGSAGVASDR, encoded by the coding sequence ATGCGTTACAGTGCGCGGGTGTCCCCCAGCAGCGATGCCGACTGGTCCACCCGGCACTCCGTCCTGGCCATGGCCCGCCGCACCGCCGCCCTGGCCAACGCCCTCACCGAGGAGCGCCCGGATCCGGGCCGGGTGGCGGACGTGCTCCGCGCGTACGGCGAGTCGGGCGCCGTGCACCTGACCGCCCGGGATGTCACCGAGATGCGCGAGGCAGCGATGCGGCTGCGGGAGGTCTTCGCCGCGGAGGACGCCGACGAGGCCGCCGTCGCCCTCAACCGGCTGCTGGGCGCGCGCACCGGGCCGCTCCGCCTCACCTCGCACGGCGGCGGCACGCCCTGGCATCCCCATCTCGACCGCGACGACGACGCCCCCTGGGGCGAGTGGTTCCTCGCCTCGTCCTGCCTGGCCCTGACCGTGCTCGTCTGGGACCGCCAGCTCCCGCCGGGCAGGACCTGTGCGTCCGCCGCCTGCCGGAACGTCTTCATCACGCAGGGCCCCGGCCCGGAGCGCCGCTACTGCTCACGGCGCTGCGCGACCCGCGAACGCGTCGCGGCCCACCGCCGTGCCCGCGCGGGCTCGGCCGGGGTGGCCTCGGACCGGTAA
- a CDS encoding SDR family oxidoreductase, whose amino-acid sequence MTSHATLDGKKALVTGGSRGIGAAAALRLAREGADVAVTYVHGKEAAEDVVRAVEALGRRAVALRADAGDAEEAASAVGRAAEVLGGLDVLVNNAAVGLMRPVESLSVADVDRLIAVNIRGMFLAAQAAAALMTPGGRIITVGSCTTHHTPGPGGTLYAMSKSAVVGLTKALARELGGRGITANVVHPGPTDTDMNPVDGPFADAQAAMTSLGRFGTTEEVASAVAYLAGPDAVYVTGAELAVDGGYTA is encoded by the coding sequence ATGACTTCACACGCAACGCTTGACGGCAAGAAGGCCCTGGTCACCGGCGGCAGCCGTGGCATCGGTGCGGCGGCGGCACTGCGCCTGGCGCGCGAGGGCGCGGATGTGGCGGTGACGTATGTGCACGGCAAGGAGGCGGCCGAGGACGTGGTGCGGGCCGTCGAGGCCCTGGGGCGGCGGGCGGTCGCCCTGCGCGCCGACGCCGGGGACGCCGAGGAGGCGGCGAGCGCGGTGGGCCGTGCGGCCGAGGTGCTCGGCGGCCTGGACGTGCTGGTGAACAACGCGGCCGTCGGGCTGATGCGCCCGGTGGAGAGCCTGTCGGTCGCCGACGTGGACCGGCTGATCGCGGTGAACATCCGCGGCATGTTCCTGGCCGCCCAGGCCGCCGCCGCACTCATGACACCGGGCGGCCGGATCATCACCGTCGGAAGCTGTACGACCCATCACACGCCGGGTCCCGGCGGCACCCTGTACGCGATGAGCAAGTCGGCCGTCGTCGGACTGACGAAGGCGCTGGCCCGCGAGTTGGGCGGGCGGGGGATCACGGCGAACGTCGTGCATCCGGGCCCGACCGACACCGACATGAACCCGGTGGACGGCCCGTTCGCCGACGCCCAGGCGGCCATGACGTCTCTCGGCCGGTTCGGCACGACCGAGGAGGTGGCGTCCGCCGTGGCCTATCTCGCGGGACCCGACGCCGTGTATGTGACGGGGGCAGAACTCGCGGTGGACGGCGGGTACACGGCCTGA
- a CDS encoding TetR/AcrR family transcriptional regulator yields the protein MTNSVDRRAQASQKRRRLTAAAARVLHEQGVERTTLADIAREADVPVGNVYYYFKTKDELVRAALAEHSAHLDELTDHLEQLDDPRDRLKGLVDAWVDQRDVAARHGCPTGTLAVELDKRADGVLDAEAGAVIRRLLDWAGRQFRELGAPDPDGLALTLVCAYQGMSLLANALRDPDVMTREGARLLRWLDSVGTP from the coding sequence GTGACCAACTCAGTGGATCGGCGCGCCCAGGCGTCGCAGAAGCGCCGGCGGCTCACGGCCGCGGCGGCGCGGGTTCTGCACGAGCAGGGGGTCGAACGCACCACCCTCGCCGACATCGCCCGCGAGGCCGACGTCCCGGTCGGGAACGTCTACTACTACTTCAAGACCAAGGACGAGCTGGTCCGGGCCGCGCTCGCCGAGCACAGCGCACACCTGGACGAACTCACCGACCATCTGGAGCAGTTGGACGATCCGCGGGACCGGCTGAAGGGGCTGGTCGACGCCTGGGTCGACCAGCGCGACGTCGCCGCGCGCCACGGCTGCCCCACCGGCACCCTGGCCGTCGAACTCGACAAGCGCGCCGACGGTGTCCTCGACGCCGAGGCAGGGGCGGTGATCCGGCGGCTGCTGGACTGGGCCGGACGCCAGTTCCGCGAGCTGGGCGCCCCGGACCCGGACGGTCTGGCCCTCACCCTCGTCTGCGCCTACCAGGGCATGTCACTCCTGGCCAACGCCCTGCGCGACCCGGACGTCATGACCCGCGAAGGAGCCCGCCTGCTGCGCTGGCTCGACTCCGTCGGGACCCCGTGA
- a CDS encoding DUF2267 domain-containing protein, whose amino-acid sequence MRYDEFLARVRERGEYHSQAEAAEVTEAVLSVLAERISPGEIDDLASQLPGPLGPGLAEAKHERPESFGIEEFHRRVAERIGGRPRTAQWDSGAVLSTVADSVSGGELNQVISQLPSSYAALFGKPELAD is encoded by the coding sequence ATGAGGTACGACGAGTTCCTCGCCCGCGTGCGCGAGCGCGGCGAGTACCACAGCCAGGCGGAGGCGGCCGAGGTCACGGAGGCCGTCCTGAGCGTGCTGGCGGAGCGGATCAGTCCCGGGGAGATCGACGACCTCGCCTCCCAGCTGCCCGGACCGCTGGGTCCCGGCCTGGCCGAGGCGAAGCATGAGCGGCCGGAGAGCTTCGGTATCGAGGAGTTCCACCGGCGGGTCGCCGAACGGATCGGAGGCAGGCCGCGTACGGCCCAGTGGGACTCGGGCGCGGTCCTGAGCACCGTCGCCGACAGCGTCAGCGGAGGCGAACTGAACCAGGTCATCAGCCAGCTCCCGTCCAGCTACGCAGCCCTGTTCGGCAAGCCGGAGCTGGCCGACTGA
- a CDS encoding YdeI/OmpD-associated family protein has translation MPDDAQTGGAASGADPVLAFPTREAWEKWLEEHHADVRGVWLKIPKKDSGIDGVDYAGALESALCFGWIDGQKKKLDERHWLQRFTPRRPRSKWSRVNRQKATELMEAGRMRPAGLREVEKAKADGRWEAAYEAQSTAAVPEDLRAALDAVPEARDFFATLDSRNRYSILYRIQDAKRPQTRTARIEKFVAMLAAREKLYP, from the coding sequence ATGCCGGATGACGCGCAGACGGGCGGAGCAGCGAGCGGGGCCGATCCGGTCCTGGCCTTTCCCACGCGGGAGGCGTGGGAGAAGTGGCTGGAGGAGCACCACGCCGACGTACGGGGTGTGTGGCTGAAGATCCCGAAGAAGGACTCCGGGATCGACGGTGTCGACTACGCCGGGGCGCTGGAGTCGGCGCTGTGCTTCGGCTGGATCGACGGGCAGAAGAAGAAGCTGGACGAGCGGCACTGGCTGCAGCGCTTCACCCCGCGCAGGCCGCGCAGCAAGTGGTCGCGGGTGAACCGGCAGAAGGCCACCGAGCTCATGGAGGCGGGCCGGATGCGGCCCGCCGGCCTGCGGGAAGTGGAGAAGGCCAAGGCGGACGGCCGCTGGGAGGCGGCGTACGAGGCGCAGAGCACGGCGGCGGTTCCGGAGGATCTGCGCGCCGCCCTGGACGCCGTGCCGGAGGCGCGGGACTTCTTCGCCACCCTGGACAGCCGCAACCGGTACTCGATCCTCTACCGGATCCAGGACGCCAAGCGGCCGCAGACCCGGACCGCACGCATCGAGAAGTTCGTCGCCATGCTCGCCGCACGGGAGAAGCTGTATCCCTGA